A DNA window from Brenneria izadpanahii contains the following coding sequences:
- a CDS encoding efflux RND transporter periplasmic adaptor subunit, with product MKARQFLLAGALLTPWWAQAAASGDIRVQLSAVRYTTLSSEISAKVTDIAVKEGEHFKQGDTLLTFDCAVLKEKLNYSAAAENAARKKLAIANRLDKLNSISLSDVDQARSAVSMAQAENGVNRAMLQRCVIKAPFSGRVTETKVKRWESVPEGKELLSIYDDSAFELEMIVPSRWLVWLKQGNAFQVTLDETGLSYPAEISRISSAVEPVSQSVKVFGRITQSTAGLLPGMSGVALITPPASAGGEP from the coding sequence ATGAAGGCGCGGCAGTTTCTGTTGGCGGGGGCATTGCTGACGCCCTGGTGGGCGCAGGCGGCCGCCAGCGGCGATATTCGCGTACAGCTTAGCGCGGTGCGCTACACCACGCTTTCTAGCGAAATTTCGGCCAAGGTGACGGATATCGCGGTGAAAGAAGGCGAGCATTTTAAACAGGGCGATACGTTGCTGACCTTTGACTGCGCGGTTCTGAAAGAAAAACTAAATTATTCCGCCGCCGCCGAAAATGCCGCCCGCAAGAAACTGGCGATCGCCAACCGGCTGGATAAGCTCAACTCGATCAGTCTGTCTGACGTGGATCAGGCCCGTTCGGCGGTTTCCATGGCGCAGGCGGAAAACGGCGTGAATCGCGCCATGCTGCAACGCTGCGTCATCAAAGCGCCGTTCTCCGGCCGGGTAACGGAAACCAAAGTGAAGCGCTGGGAGTCGGTGCCGGAAGGCAAAGAACTGCTATCGATTTACGATGACAGCGCGTTTGAGCTGGAAATGATCGTGCCGTCGCGCTGGCTGGTGTGGTTGAAACAGGGGAATGCCTTTCAGGTGACGCTGGATGAAACCGGGCTGAGTTATCCGGCGGAAATTAGCCGCATCTCTTCGGCGGTGGAGCCGGTCAGCCAGTCGGTTAAAGTGTTTGGGCGCATCACGCAATCCACCGCCGGGCTGCTGCCGGGGATGAGCGGGGTGGCGCTGATAACGCCGCCAGCCTCAGCCGGCGGCGAACCATGA